A single window of Pectobacterium parmentieri DNA harbors:
- a CDS encoding TIGR02642 family protein codes for MSSIIEHTLRLHEARSASAFTSSCRGGGKIGRDQYLGALSTASLHYPVGYDLFMLRYKSDTPANERLQAAVKEWVHLQRNTPDHAVAACLLAINLAVYRPLPPQLARRASLLRRYGAKAVRTKNLISGLNAEKKRLENKTSSKITQERAATLDNQIVLEKASLRQWSEQEAGNSDVCPCCKGSGEQIKKSGSHCPECGGDGRLVSTIDDIRKSLSATGVKVNEESWRVDYVPLVNSCLHWLDVEYHQAIEQLKRKIRQEENALV; via the coding sequence ATGTCCAGCATAATCGAACACACCTTACGTTTACACGAAGCCAGAAGCGCCAGCGCGTTTACCTCATCCTGCCGTGGTGGCGGTAAAATAGGCCGCGATCAGTATCTGGGAGCGTTATCTACCGCCAGCTTACACTATCCCGTAGGCTATGACCTGTTCATGCTCCGATATAAATCTGATACCCCAGCCAATGAAAGATTGCAAGCAGCGGTTAAAGAGTGGGTACATTTACAACGGAACACACCGGATCACGCTGTAGCAGCCTGCCTACTGGCTATCAATCTGGCAGTCTACCGCCCATTACCTCCACAACTTGCCCGACGCGCCAGCTTGTTACGCCGCTATGGTGCCAAGGCTGTTCGCACCAAGAACCTGATCAGCGGCCTCAATGCAGAGAAAAAACGCCTTGAGAACAAAACCAGCAGCAAGATAACGCAGGAACGCGCCGCCACGCTCGACAATCAGATAGTGTTGGAGAAGGCTTCACTCAGGCAGTGGTCAGAACAGGAAGCCGGTAATAGCGATGTATGCCCATGCTGTAAAGGTTCAGGTGAACAAATCAAAAAGTCTGGCAGCCATTGCCCTGAATGTGGTGGCGATGGCCGACTGGTATCTACAATCGACGATATCAGAAAATCGCTATCTGCAACGGGCGTGAAAGTTAATGAAGAAAGCTGGCGGGTTGACTATGTGCCGTTGGTCAATAGCTGCCTTCACTGGCTGGATGTGGAATATCACCAGGCTATCGAACAGTTGAAGCGAAAAATCCGACAAGAAGAAAATGCGCTGGTGTAA
- a CDS encoding lysozyme inhibitor LprI family protein yields the protein MIKIIIKSLLLIILSSHYVNANNLVCRSPLVIQSLIKEDQEKAQPISDRVSLETIKKIEFEYDIIITKLKTKNNLSCFGKAKIKIPSEVLNFLKYYPLMDNGDPKAKSIYRSNLYLHKKGDGYIVSDRVYYNVHIADNQQETNIMYPHDESVSRTLYGLAWLQENAARLEEQSPRFKYNKAIVEFREADSELNTYWSSLPDYIKGQLKGDARQWIKNKNKKCGAIETIANKPRSMEEHAKIYTCQQQMTKERLTQLGLIKNKEKK from the coding sequence ATGATAAAAATCATAATAAAATCCCTATTATTGATAATACTTTCATCACACTATGTTAATGCAAATAATCTGGTGTGTCGTAGTCCTCTCGTCATTCAGTCGTTGATCAAAGAAGATCAAGAGAAAGCACAACCCATCAGCGATCGCGTATCCTTAGAGACAATTAAAAAAATTGAGTTTGAATATGACATCATTATCACAAAACTTAAAACAAAGAATAACCTAAGCTGCTTTGGCAAAGCCAAGATAAAAATCCCCTCCGAGGTGTTAAATTTTTTAAAATACTATCCCCTTATGGATAATGGAGATCCTAAAGCAAAAAGCATTTACCGCTCCAATCTCTATCTTCATAAAAAAGGGGATGGATATATTGTATCGGATCGTGTCTATTATAATGTTCATATTGCTGATAATCAGCAAGAAACCAATATTATGTATCCACATGATGAGTCAGTCTCGCGCACACTTTACGGCCTGGCCTGGTTACAAGAAAATGCAGCAAGGCTGGAAGAACAATCGCCACGATTTAAGTATAATAAAGCAATTGTCGAGTTCAGAGAGGCTGATAGTGAGTTAAATACTTACTGGAGTAGTCTACCTGATTATATTAAAGGGCAACTGAAAGGGGATGCACGGCAGTGGATAAAAAATAAAAATAAAAAATGCGGTGCAATAGAAACTATAGCGAATAAACCTCGTTCGATGGAAGAACATGCAAAAATTTATACCTGTCAACAGCAGATGACCAAGGAAAGGCTGACGCAACTTGGGTTGATTAAAAACAAGGAAAAAAAATGA
- a CDS encoding NPP1 family protein: MLLGKKRALAFSILFTTFSSHADTFPKLNQSLPSGIDAREIAPVFDFDSDGCFPSAGVSRSGVQNGGLKPSGNITGGCRWSNFLDSSNTLHRYACVNSSGARYCGSFYSLYFLKDQILNGVNSGHRHDWEHVAIWTKNGVVTHGSYSAHGKLTTKDAASIDKQDGHLKFVYHKDGALTHAFRFSKTNENAENPYKKFVTPDIISWYTMFGDGINNQELRNRLNAFDYGSASIPLKDNNFLTNLNNGRPAGYPEFTAASLTTSK, from the coding sequence ATGCTTTTAGGAAAAAAAAGAGCGCTAGCCTTCTCAATACTGTTCACTACGTTTTCTTCACATGCAGATACTTTCCCAAAATTAAACCAATCCTTGCCATCCGGAATTGATGCGCGGGAGATTGCACCAGTATTTGATTTTGATTCTGATGGCTGCTTTCCCAGCGCCGGAGTGAGCCGTAGTGGTGTGCAAAACGGCGGGCTGAAACCATCGGGCAATATAACAGGTGGGTGCCGATGGAGTAACTTTCTTGACTCGTCAAATACGCTGCACCGGTACGCCTGTGTTAATTCTAGTGGTGCTCGCTATTGTGGTAGTTTCTATTCACTCTATTTTTTAAAAGATCAGATACTGAATGGAGTAAATTCAGGCCACCGCCATGATTGGGAACATGTTGCAATCTGGACTAAAAATGGTGTGGTAACGCATGGTAGCTACAGTGCGCATGGAAAATTGACGACTAAAGATGCGGCGAGCATCGATAAACAGGATGGTCATCTGAAATTTGTTTATCACAAAGATGGGGCATTAACCCATGCCTTTCGTTTCTCTAAAACGAATGAAAATGCGGAAAATCCGTATAAAAAATTTGTAACGCCAGACATCATCAGTTGGTACACCATGTTTGGTGATGGCATTAATAATCAGGAACTGCGAAACCGATTAAACGCATTCGACTATGGGTCGGCCTCGATTCCTCTCAAGGACAACAATTTTCTGACTAACCTAAATAATGGTCGTCCGGCAGGCTATCCAGAATTCACGGCTGCCAGTCTAACGACATCGAAATAA
- a CDS encoding alpha/beta hydrolase, with protein sequence MQTTEIDRRLTEVGQQLTMVLVPGLRDSDHEHWQSHWERRFPDWHRVRQREWYQADLDRWVLAIRRELSVCTQPVILIGHSFGALASCHIVQQGQEGIAGVILVAPAEPLRFEIDDRIQAAPLSVPALTFASHNDPLMRFTRAQYWAQAWDSELIDVGDAGHINAEAGFGPWEYGLTRLAEFAQALIANRPVAIK encoded by the coding sequence ATGCAGACAACAGAAATCGATCGGCGGCTGACGGAAGTGGGCCAGCAGCTAACGATGGTGCTGGTGCCGGGATTGCGAGACAGCGATCATGAACACTGGCAAAGCCATTGGGAGCGGCGTTTTCCTGACTGGCACCGTGTACGTCAGCGGGAATGGTATCAGGCCGATCTGGATCGATGGGTGTTGGCGATCCGCCGTGAGCTCAGCGTCTGTACACAGCCTGTGATTCTGATCGGTCACAGCTTTGGCGCACTGGCTTCCTGCCATATTGTGCAACAGGGTCAGGAAGGGATCGCGGGTGTGATACTGGTGGCTCCTGCCGAGCCCCTGCGTTTTGAAATCGACGATCGCATTCAGGCTGCACCGCTGTCGGTTCCGGCGTTGACATTTGCCAGCCATAACGATCCGTTAATGCGTTTTACTCGCGCCCAATACTGGGCGCAGGCGTGGGACAGTGAACTGATTGATGTGGGCGATGCAGGGCATATTAATGCAGAAGCGGGGTTTGGTCCCTGGGAATATGGCCTGACAAGATTAGCTGAGTTTGCGCAAGCACTCATTGCTAATCGACCGGTTGCTATCAAGTAG